Below is a window of Perca flavescens isolate YP-PL-M2 chromosome 12, PFLA_1.0, whole genome shotgun sequence DNA.
tctccGACTCCGACATCTCCGATCGTGTCTCCCTCCCCACCGACACTTTCTCTTGCACCCTTCGCCTCGACCTGCTTGCTTTCCTTATCCTCTATCAATTCACATATAACGTCCTCAAGTTCTACCCAAATGTCCCCGCCTGTCCTACAAATTGCACCATCATGCTCTATGTCGCCTCCCTGCATCATTTCTTCATGTTTTTCTTCAGCTATCACTTCAACGCCCCCCTCAGTGGTCTCTTCCCACATGTCATCATCCCTTTCTTTTATTTCCAGAACCATTCCGGGACATACGTCCTCTGTGTCTTTGTACACCTCCCTGTCCTCGCCCTCATCCCCGTCTCCCTCTTTGGTATCACAGGTTTGGGGCTGCTCTGTTGCCCTTACAGAAAAGTCTCCGTTCTCCTCTAAAGAAACGTCATCGGTTTCTTCCGGGACGTCGTGACGAGGTGGGTAATCGCTGTGATGATCGTCAAACACGTccgcctcctcttcctcctccgccTTTAGGTCGGCAACGGTGCTCGATTCGTCATCGCTCGGGAGTGGGAAGTCTTCGCAGCAGTGCGTCGATGCCTCTGGAGTGAGAGATTGTTCTTTGTCACTCGGAGGGTCTTCCATGACATCTTCCTCTGTCGCTTCCCTGCAGATGGATGACACATggaaacatttaacatttaagaCAGCGATATCTTGCTTTGGACAAAATGAAGTTTCAGTGTATTTAGTTGATTTTACATTGCATTAACagttagtttttattatttagcaAAGTGTGCTGTGTGTTACATTGGTGTGATTTGGGAGAAACTATTTTGTGATTTGGAAGAGCTTTTTTCAAATTTATTTATGAgggctaaacacactgcaaaaacATGAGATCTACTTTTTGCCCATTTCTTGATAGCTTGACTTTATTCACGCCAATATTTGGAGAATTGTTTCATGATTATATGAcctttcaatatatatatatatatatatatatatatatatatatatatatatatatatatatatattttttttaaagattatttttggggcatttttaggcctttatttgataggacagcttagacatgaaaggggagaaagaaggggaatgacatgcagcaaagggccgtaggtcggtcagagtcgaacccaggcTTGCTGCGTTGAGAATTGAGCCTCCGTATATGGgcgcaacccgttctcactccgaactcgtaaaatacggacgtttggacagtggctgtcagtgtctgaagtgacaaaaaaagcgcccttcagcgtgtttgtataACGTAGCAGgtagagcagcagctacacggcATTTAGCGAGTAGACGTAAGGCCAAAATTCCGCGTAGGGCcgttggttggggtggcggatgggtcaaacacaggattTACAACCAGGAGACCGGTTTTCGTGTCCCGCGTGGCACGTTTCCTAAAGTCGATTTCTTCTTTAACCGTCCCATTattcccgcgtgtcatggaaacgtaagcccacccacgaccttttccttaacataactgcATCAAAAGGGACGCCAacagtcccgaccaagcgcgtttagataaagtGCGTTATAtggcgctaaaggagacttttagcgccAATAACAACGACAAATGCACCTGACCAAGCTTCCGTATTTTacaagatgggagtgagaatctgcTGATGGGcgtgcgctctaccaggtgagctacacaGGCGCCCGCCTTTCAAAATATTTTAACGGCCTAATTTTATATTTGTAAAAAGCGGAATAGTGGCGTGCCTTGCTGTCTGCCACAGAGCCCTCTCTGATACCCGTGGGTGGTGCTGAAGTATGtcaatttaattcaagtatGTCGCTGTTGGTGTTGTTACTTTTGCAGGGAGCAATTGCAAAATAATGGTAAACGCAAAAACAGTTAGTTAACTGACGCAGTACTGTCAGTCGGGCAGAAATATCTATCCAaggtttgctaacattagctaagatATACTACTGTACAACTACTGTTggctactggtcataccaggCCAAGTAAGGTAGCAGCGGCAAAACTGAATAGAGccagagtctttttttttcctcctttaaaCGTTAtgctttaaacctgcattaactgatttttttggccatttgggggcagcacaacaagctgtaaatacaactttgacatattatcaccttttaaagttaaacttgttagcaaacaattGCCTATTTACAGATTGTTGCAAAATGTTCATTTTGCAACAATCTTACAGTACTCCAAATTGTGTCACGCATCGTTCCtaaaaataattatactataataatgaatgaatttagtgatggattctaaacatttgaaatgtagtatttaaatgtgtttcacTTACATGGTTGTTGTTGAGTAAATCTATCACTGTATTGTACttctttatatagacttttttaTTCTACCAAAAAAGTTTTTCGCCGGTCAgagggtacttggcttaaaaaaaacaattcaaaggcggtacaatattgaaaaaagtttcaGGACTACTCATTTAAGCCCCTGCTATTATAGAATACTGGTTAAAGCAGCCTTAAAGGTGCATTCAGTGATGAGTAGTTCATCAGCTCAGCCTACGACTGACAGAAATGCACTTGCATGATACGTGAAATAACAGGTGtgttatacatacatatattgttatatatttaaatgtcaAATAGGTAACAATTTCACCTTTGCCTATTGTTTTCCAGTTGCTCTCTTCCCCAGTGAGCTTCCTCTTCCTTCTTTGTTATCTCCTTTTCTTGCAGCGCATCATTTTCTCCCTTATCTTTCCCTTCCACCTGCTCCAGATCCCCAACAGTTGATTCTTTACGTGCAGAAAATGCAAAGTTCAGTGACTGGCATCCTCTGTCGGCAGAGCTCTGGGATTGATGTGCAGGAACTCCATCTAGATTGCAACTGTCCTGTTCGTGAGTGTCTGGTTCAAAGCTCAAATTATTTAAGAAGAAATCAGGGGGAAGGCTTTTAACAAACATGCTTTCGTCTTCCTCGCTGCTGACATCGTTGTCATCGCTGTCCTccactgcagcctcctcttcagaGCAGGACTCCTCCGGCCCGTGGATGGGGGAGGTCATGTACGGCAGGCTGAGGGATTTAGTGTGTCGGTTGTGTGAGTCGAGGCTGAGCGGCCTGTGCGGATTTAACTCTGCCTGGCTCTGGGTTCGTGTTTGAGGGGCTGGTGGCAGgtctgtctgcagctctgcaggATGACTGGAAGGCCGCGCTTGCACCATCACTTCATACTCATCATCTGAGTATCCAGGAGGTTCAACGGAGAACTCGGTCACCTGAGATGTAAAATAAAGAGACAGGTGCAAGGGAGAAAACTCATCATTTAGCTTTTACCCCAAAGAAAATGTGTTAAGAAATATTATCCACCTTCAACTACTGTTAAATTGAAATCTTGTCTGTATAAATACactctggatcaacagaagatatttccaggataattgcacGAGTTCCGGCATGTGAGCCACGCGCAagatgtccctccccttccgctctctgtgtgttgccgttctcaaactgtggtcgcttcgggaaacaacaacaaacttcgagctagcaagctacacattTTGCAAGTTTTCAAGAAAATTTGGATGGCCTGCTTGCTTCTTtgggggaatgattgtaaagatttacaaagaatatgtttaaggCATTTACACTCTAACTGGGTGGTATTGGGACCAATTGGTGGAActgtacacacggcgatacagtggtaagagcaaatgaggtttaaccatgtatccagctaatttaaatagctcaggTTACTGCTCAGGTTGTGTCACCAGTTAACTTCAtttcaaagaaatgcaaacaacccagagcgtttttttttctcccagaatgcatctgtggaggagccacagcgctgtggagatagagctgacaatgtgagactagtacagatacaacaacacacacacctggtagGAGACACTGCTGTCCATGCAGTCCATTTGGTCCAGGAATTCAAAGTTATCTTGAACGTAGCCCGACATCTCCTGGTCGTCCCCCTCCACCGCAGTGGAGTTATGTAAGTCAGACGCGTCAAACACACAGTCTCCAGCAGGCGAAGTCACCACTGGCTCACAATCAGCTGGCTTCAGCCCTTTCATATCTGGAAATGAAGCACGGTCTAAGATTAGAAAGAGCTTATATTATTTACATCCATGTGGTGTACAATAAATGCAtccagtggtgaaagaagtattcagattcttacttaagtaaaagtactaatacccaggggcgattctaggatcagacctttaggggggctcagccactaatgagaatgtgacacagtgccttgcaaaagtgttaacccctcctgctaaatcagtaatttcattagtcgataatctctgagctagctactgaacaaaaACATTATTAACACTATGATGGACCTAAACCAGACAATTTTATAAACCACAGTAATAACCAACcaaccaatttgacacaatgttctaacattcagcaatttttgTTTattacgtttcaatttgggttctaatctgcgccatgaaatgaccaacttcttcttctctggggactaccaacgttaaacttcaaaaccgcactcctgctctccctctgacagatcagatagagactcagcctaAGGCGGGAGTCTAGCACAACCACCTCCGACTGGCCAAAACTACATTTCTGTTGACcatttccttgactgggttggTGCATATCATTGGCGAAACCGACACAGGAAATTAAACCTGTTTTTCGCCCATGCTAATACTACACTGTAAAAcaactctgttacaagtaaaagtcctgcattgaaaatgttaaagtatgtaagtatcatctgaaaaatgtacttaaccctcctgttgtcttcaggtcaaatttgacccattttcaaactttttatataaaaaatgtggGTTTCGTTCAAACAAATTGCCCCTAAATAACAcagatggttccatacaacgctcttcgcAAGTAAAATGTAGGATCggatcactactttcattgaattctGGGTATAATTCAAAtgtatagcatttgaaaaaaataattaaaatggttTCAAGACAGTATCCTGACAAAATTTTGCCTTTGATCTTAACTATTTTTCAAAACAAtttataatttctgcttttcaaactaaaaaaattaGGTATGATTTCATatgaatgaggtttattgaccacgaatttcaaaaataattgtaaaactagtggtaataagttggtgtaaGTGGTGTATATACTGGTGGTAGTGGGGAACAAAGCGGTGAAAGCCTTGAAAAAAGTTTTAGTTTTGACCCGggagtactcaatgcagaaaaatcctcacattttagaaactggaaccGATCCAAAcagtttaatggtctaatcatttcagctggacttgtagctgttatattgttgggtagttttatttataataaaacataatatgtATAAACTAtagtacatgtgttttgtgtgcaaacatcttaatgtgtaaagtaactagtaactaaaactgtcagatgaatgtagtggagtaaaaagtacaatatttctctctgagatgtagcggagtagaagtagaaagtggcatgaaaagaaaagactcaagtaaagtacaagtaccctgaaatttgtacttgagtacagtacttgagtaaatctacttagttacattccaccactgaatgCAATAAAATAAACGTATATGCTTATGAAATAGGTGAAATTACCCATGTAGTCGTCACCATCCTTGTCATCACCCACAGCAGTATCTCCCTCGGTGTTGGAGGCTCGTTCCTCTCTGGGCACATCTTCAAGCTCTGGCTTGCAGCTACATTCTTCTCtgacttcctcctcctcttcctccttctcctcctcctctttctgtaCTTCCCGTTCTTCCTCCCCACCACCACCTGCCACTGTATTCCATGCTGCTTCCGCCACTCCTTTCTTGCCTGTCACTTTCTCACTGGaattcttctcctcttcctcaaccTTTCTGCTCTCTTCCACCTTCTTTTCCATTCCTCTGCTTTCACTCCTCTCCaccttctctcctccttccctcccttccaCCCTGTCCCCTGCATCCTTATCCCTGCCCCGGTGGATGACCCTGTCGCCCCCGCCCCCCTGCAGCACCCCTAATGCCAGGTTGGAGGTGATGTGAAGGGGCACAGTGACCGTGGTGGGCCCTGTGATGTGCATGGCTGCTCTTCGGCCCACTTTAGTGGAGAGTCCCGGGGATCTGGACTGAGTCTTGTTGCCTGTGACTCCCAAACCTTCGGAGCCAAAGGAAGTGTAGGTGCCCTGGGTCCCCGAACCCCCGCTCACTAACCCTGTTCCCCTGCGGTACGTCACGGCATATTCACTGCCACCGATCGCGCCGGCAGATGCCGTGACCTCGGAGCCAgagttgggggagggggtgacCAGGGGAGACAACTTGGTGGATGGAGGGCGCTGGCCGGTACGTCTGGAAACTGCAAAGAAATAAAACGGACAGATAAAACCAGAGGCTAAGTGtaacttttttactttttatctgATCCAAAGTATGACTTTTAATCTGTTTCACAGAAAGATGTGTATCTTAGGTCTAACCCCTTTTCAAggttttctatatcagaaattagggtttctttcaacaaaattgcccaaaaataatggATGGTTCCATGCAACACTCTCCGCAAgtacaattaaaatgtttaagaaACATCTGTCTCTGAAACTTCTCAAAAGACAaagtaatcttttttttctggttgTGGTACTCTAAGCATTACAATTTGTTGTGTCTTGCAATTCCCAATTCCCAGTTACTctgaataatacagtcaaacatTTCCCCTGGAActactttttttataaaatagtcCCTATATTGAAAGCATGTTCTGCTGATGATTCAGGGAAACAGGGATATTGTTTATGTAAGGACAAGTACTTTTGAgtatttcaaatgtttgttttttttaattattatttgagcagcacaaacaagatataatacATTAACTTTCACAGGCAGGCATCTCCATGCTTTAGTTACATGAGAATGTGTTTATctatacatttattttggtcATTTTGGGCAAACTGACCCTTCAACAAAACAGATATGGGTTTTTATTTCTCCTTTGTGTGCGCAGAGTTAAATAATTAGTTTCTTCAATCGTTGAAATATTTATCGTTCTGACAATGTGTTGGGAAATGTGCGACAAGAGCAGTACCTTCGTTTGGATAGGGTGGGGTGCTGAGGGAGTCCATGCTTCTTGCCGGTCTCAAAGCAGGCCTGTCTTTCTctgaaacaaagagaaaatatGAAACTGAGGGTAAAGAAACGAGGGACGTAAGGGAGAGATGGATCTCACTTCAGAGTAGGGTACCGTTCTGTTGTAATATGGTACAAATGACCTTCTAATAAGATAGAACAGTGGGAAATAACAACGCATCTCACTTCTGTGCCTAATAAGGATGTAACTAAACTGTAATCCTTTGATGTAAATTCACAGCTAAAATCTCACAGTATCTTACTGTTTCAATGTTGtacaggatcatactgtaaatggcaatgcattctgggagaaaataataaatagcattatattacatatatatattacagcACTGTCTCAGAAGGTTACAGGTATTTACTGATAATAGCAGTGCATCTCggcaaaataaagaaaaagcgGGAATTACactttgaaatatttatttttcaccagTCCAAATTAGGCTTTTAAGGAAAACATTTCTTGGATTAGGAGCTAATAATTTCCCAGACAATATTTATTACATAGCCTATTTATTACATATTACGGGCTATGGTTTAAGGCAGAGTGTGTctattctttgtgtgtgtgtgtgtgtgtgtgtgtgtgtgtgtgtgtgtgtgtgtgtgtgtgtgtgtgtgtgtgtgtgtgtgtgtgtgtgtgtgtgtgtgtgtgtgtgtgtgtgtgtgtgtgtgtgtgtgtgttattttggCAAAGGACAGAAGAGTTATGAAGACCGTTCAACTTTTCTTTCTCATGTGACCAAGCTGCTACCAGTATATTATGTAATGTAAATTAAAGCCTATATGTGGTTGGATAGTAACAAGgcattaaatgttttaatatatatacCACCTACTAATTTGGCGGGACTCCGGAGGGCATCCAGGCATGAGGGACAATGTGAAGTAGACCAGAGGTCTCGACGTGGTTTGACATAGTTTTCTTCTAATGAGCAACAAATGACACTAAAAGGCTCTGCCCGACATTTGGTTTATAAATAGAGTGTAATTTGGTATAACAGCTTATAAGTACAGTAAatgccaaaagtttggacacagcttctcattcaatgtgtttctttattttcatgactatttacattgtagagtctcactgaaggcatcaaaacaatgaatgaacacatatggaattatgtacttaacaaaaaagtgtgaaataactgaaaacatgtcttatattttagattcttcaaagtagccaccgtttgctttttttgatagcactgcaaacccttggtgttctctcaatgagcttcatgaggtagtcacctgaaatggttttcacttcacaggtgtgctttgtcagggttaattagtgaaattttttcccttattaataaaaaagcaaagggtggctactttgaagaatctaaaatataagacatgttttcagttatttcacactcttttgttaagtacataattccacatgtgtttattcatagtttcgatgccttcagtgagaatctacaatgtaaatagtcatggtaataaaaaggaaacacattgaatgagaaggtgtgtccaaactttttgcctgtactgtatataagtcTTATAAGTATAGTATATTTTTGGGTTTAATACGGCAATATACAGAGTTTCTAGTTACAGCATAATTTAGGTGTATTGTGTCTAAAACTGTGTTTTGTGTCGTTTTCTGTCTAATAAAGACCCCATAATTTCTACTTACTTACTATGTCTTATTTATGTACAAATTACGAATAATTATTTAGGTGTCTGGTTTCTAACTAGGGTATAACTGTTAATTTACTGtctaattaaaaacattatttctAATTTTGGTCTAATTTGATAAGGACCTTATATAATTTCCTTTGCATAAATAACGACATatgcaccataaattgatgcagaaaagatacaaattgttgcagaatatgtgtgttttttgctcaaaagtggagatctcaaagGTCAAGGGTAGGATCAACTAGCAGGACTAGTAACCATGATGAGGTTTTGTACCTTTGGCTGAGTGTTTGTGCCTCCGCCGGTTGTCCTGGAACCGCCCCCCGATGTTGAAGATGGACATCCACTTCCTGCCTTTGAGAGATCCTTTCCTCCTGAATGACATACAGAAAAGAACctgttttataaatgagttaCTTGATGTAATGTCATCATGGCAGGAAAACACTGTAAGCATCTTTCAACCACGAATATTGTACCCTTACAATCAGGTCTAACAGAGTTAAGGTTCTCTAAATGCATGCACGGTACTGTACTGTCACTTTAAATCAATTTATTTTCCTCATCGTACAGAGGATGTACCAGCTGATAAttactgacctttgacctgtgtatagccatgtttccatccacacgtttttattCGACAAAATGCGATGAAAAGTGCCTTACGGAAACagtacaatttggttgaatttcatgaatatcgacacAAAGTTTGTATGTTTGATCTCATAGGATTTTCTCTTAATCAGTAAACGACTTATGTGATAAACACTGATGGAAACGCTGTTtgctgaataaataatgaactgGCTTTGCGTTTCAGGTCATTTTATTGTTGCAACCCGccataaaacaaagaagaagaagttttacATCATTTCCGCCACgtatttctgctttctttgcagTGGACGAACGATAGACTTTTAAAATTTAATTTACCAGCTAAATATAAtggctattttagatagcaaaaatctaagaaatgcaATAATGTGATTCTGCATCATCATCGCAATGTTTTCATGGCATCATTGTTGTGTTATTATAGCTTGATATGTCGCTATCAGCTGGCACAttagcactattacaacttgtgcAGTATTAATCATTTGTAGACAGCACGATCCATTTTGGCGATCAAAACGTTGGTCGCAAATGTTAGCTTGAATGTTGTGTGATTTAGTACAAAAaagaatggaaacaccttaaaatgtctcaaatctatTCCATATACCAATTTgaccgcaaaacagcatgtgacgtcattacgcatcaggtttttattcgctttaaagccaTTGGACGGAAACACACTCTCACCGGCTTTAGTCGCATGAATGTTTTTAGCGAACTTCAGATATTTCGATTGACAAATGGAAACACAGCTTATGACAAACTTCCGATCAACCAGGTGAGTCCTAAAAAATAATGAGTGTACTAACTTGTCAGTGCCTTCGATGATGGAGTGGTAAGGTCTCATGGCTAGAGGACCGTCTCCTGGACTGATATTACCAAAGTTGTGGAGAGGCTTCATAGAAGAGGACTTGAAAAACCCTTCCTCCTGATTGGAAATCGCTGACGGGGAGGGGAGGGACTTTCTTCTCTCGTTTGATGCACCTGAATACAGAAGGCAGAAGTAAGTCAGTATGCATAGTCAgcagggttttccctaccattataAGTCTTAGGTGCAGTTGGACTTTTTTAGCAAGTTTTATCTTAAGCTTTTTGAGCGTTATCTATTATCTGCGCTAGCTTTTCCAAAGTTTTAGACTCATATATGGTGATTATAATGGTCAAAAAGTATGTCAAATTGCATATTTTCTTtaactgaaaaacataaaatttTCTTGAGGAAAGACCCCTAAAGTCTTCGATAAACGCAGGGAAACCACTGAGTTAGGCGTGCGAAACCAAATGGAAACAAAGTGTTATTATCAGGCCGGTGTGTTACCTTGTTCAGGAAACAGCTGAGGGACGTGGTTGAGGATGAACTCCACCACGATGGACTGAACCCTGACCTCCATGAAGGCTGCTGTACCGTTAAACCCAGACGCCTCGATGTCCTTGGACCTAACACACAGATTgggtgattggttgattgattgattggttgttggaaagaaaaatggaaaagaaGAAATCAAATACATGTTGACAGAAAATAAAGCAAGGATAACCACAggtgaataaataaacagatatataGTTTTTCTATCATCATggcgatatcaactggcgcaaaaCACATTGTGAAAGGATGCGACACATCGCAAAAGGCTGCGACACATCGCAAAAGACCCtcagagattttttgtgttagatATAGACTGTAGATAAATATTAGCagaaaactgcattttaaaatgtaactgtcattcatttttagtggtgccttttatattccattcaatgttcaatttgttcaataaaagaatgttagaaatgatttcctttcatttgttttaaattcaacaagcgtTTTATTCAAaggttattttttgggcattttaggcctctatttctataggacagctgaagacatgaaaggggagagagagggggaatggcatgcagcaaagggtcgcaggtcggagtcaaacctgcggccgctgcatcGTGGAGTGGACCTCTACACATgggctccaccaggtgagctacccaggcgccctaaattcaacaagcagtttgatGTATTTTGGCAGAATATTGAAAGTAAAGCCAGTACTGAGAAC
It encodes the following:
- the si:dkeyp-68b7.12 gene encoding rho GTPase-activating protein 30 isoform X2, whose amino-acid sequence is MRRVRRKGGNKDKVFGCDLLEHLAASNQEIPQVLQYCSEFVEKQGIVDGIYRLSGVSSNIQKLRGEFESEGTPDLHKDVYLQDIHCVSSLCKAYFRELPNPLLTYQLYDKFAEAVAIQLEEDRLVKIRDVLQELPAPHYRTLEFLMRHLVRMASYCSETNMHSRNLAIVWAPNLLRSKDIEASGFNGTAAFMEVRVQSIVVEFILNHVPQLFPEQGASNERRKSLPSPSAISNQEEGFFKSSSMKPLHNFGNISPGDGPLAMRPYHSIIEGTDKRKGSLKGRKWMSIFNIGGRFQDNRRRHKHSAKEKDRPALRPARSMDSLSTPPYPNEVSRRTGQRPPSTKLSPLVTPSPNSGSEVTASAGAIGGSEYAVTYRRGTGLVSGGSGTQGTYTSFGSEGLGVTGNKTQSRSPGLSTKVGRRAAMHITGPTTVTVPLHITSNLALGVLQGGGGDRVIHRGRDKDAGDRVEGREGGEKVERSESRGMEKKVEESRKVEEEEKNSSEKVTGKKGVAEAAWNTVAGGGGEEEREVQKEEEEKEEEEEEVREECSCKPELEDVPREERASNTEGDTAVGDDKDGDDYMDMKGLKPADCEPVVTSPAGDCVFDASDLHNSTAVEGDDQEMSGYVQDNFEFLDQMDCMDSSVSYQVTEFSVEPPGYSDDEYEVMVQARPSSHPAELQTDLPPAPQTRTQSQAELNPHRPLSLDSHNRHTKSLSLPYMTSPIHGPEESCSEEEAAVEDSDDNDVSSEEDESMFVKSLPPDFFLNNLSFEPDTHEQDSCNLDGVPAHQSQSSADRGCQSLNFAFSARKESTVGDLEQVEGKDKGENDALQEKEITKKEEEAHWGREQLENNRQREATEEDVMEDPPSDKEQSLTPEASTHCCEDFPLPSDDESSTVADLKAEEEEEADVFDDHHSDYPPRHDVPEETDDVSLEENGDFSVRATEQPQTCDTKEGDGDEGEDREVYKDTEDVCPGMVLEIKERDDDMWEETTEGGVEVIAEEKHEEMMQGGDIEHDGAICRTGGDIWVELEDVICELIEDKESKQVEAKGARESVGGEGDTIGDVGVGEEEEQVAEISGEGTVEVDVEVDEEDTNETEVREEVAEESMETDEETLTDAEMQQEFGEQETNGRLIETCDPEQAIDGKDAVNEEAQQHDRVDKENHDKERAAEQRRTPPSVDERLKEVRRDVEESKEGRKGEGSASSQGGVGRKLVISKNPRVYQVKAVPVVPPKPQHCKITALTLRQQQQQRDADRERENTGRVPAEQGRGCEGDGEDDGGGRKEPPTPRGGEKGERDRRRDGEERDARDTSTNSPLSMCFDEAVAIATMRRGKEKECEKEKERQKDRANEVQ
- the si:dkeyp-68b7.12 gene encoding rho GTPase-activating protein 30 isoform X1, coding for MRRVRRKGGNKDKVFGCDLLEHLAASNQEIPQVLQYCSEFVEKQGIVDGIYRLSGVSSNIQKLRGEFESEGTPDLHKDVYLQDIHCVSSLCKAYFRELPNPLLTYQLYDKFAEAVAIQLEEDRLVKIRDVLQELPAPHYRTLEFLMRHLVRMASYCSETNMHSRNLAIVWAPNLLRSKDIEASGFNGTAAFMEVRVQSIVVEFILNHVPQLFPEQGASNERRKSLPSPSAISNQEEGFFKSSSMKPLHNFGNISPGDGPLAMRPYHSIIEGTDKRKGSLKGRKWMSIFNIGGRFQDNRRRHKHSAKEKDRPALRPARSMDSLSTPPYPNEVSRRTGQRPPSTKLSPLVTPSPNSGSEVTASAGAIGGSEYAVTYRRGTGLVSGGSGTQGTYTSFGSEGLGVTGNKTQSRSPGLSTKVGRRAAMHITGPTTVTVPLHITSNLALGVLQGGGGDRVIHRGRDKDAGDRVEGREGGEKVERSESRGMEKKVEESRKVEEEEKNSSEKVTGKKGVAEAAWNTVAGGGGEEEREVQKEEEEKEEEEEEVREECSCKPELEDVPREERASNTEGDTAVGDDKDGDDYMDRASFPDMKGLKPADCEPVVTSPAGDCVFDASDLHNSTAVEGDDQEMSGYVQDNFEFLDQMDCMDSSVSYQVTEFSVEPPGYSDDEYEVMVQARPSSHPAELQTDLPPAPQTRTQSQAELNPHRPLSLDSHNRHTKSLSLPYMTSPIHGPEESCSEEEAAVEDSDDNDVSSEEDESMFVKSLPPDFFLNNLSFEPDTHEQDSCNLDGVPAHQSQSSADRGCQSLNFAFSARKESTVGDLEQVEGKDKGENDALQEKEITKKEEEAHWGREQLENNRQREATEEDVMEDPPSDKEQSLTPEASTHCCEDFPLPSDDESSTVADLKAEEEEEADVFDDHHSDYPPRHDVPEETDDVSLEENGDFSVRATEQPQTCDTKEGDGDEGEDREVYKDTEDVCPGMVLEIKERDDDMWEETTEGGVEVIAEEKHEEMMQGGDIEHDGAICRTGGDIWVELEDVICELIEDKESKQVEAKGARESVGGEGDTIGDVGVGEEEEQVAEISGEGTVEVDVEVDEEDTNETEVREEVAEESMETDEETLTDAEMQQEFGEQETNGRLIETCDPEQAIDGKDAVNEEAQQHDRVDKENHDKERAAEQRRTPPSVDERLKEVRRDVEESKEGRKGEGSASSQGGVGRKLVISKNPRVYQVKAVPVVPPKPQHCKITALTLRQQQQQRDADRERENTGRVPAEQGRGCEGDGEDDGGGRKEPPTPRGGEKGERDRRRDGEERDARDTSTNSPLSMCFDEAVAIATMRRGKEKECEKEKERQKDRANEVQ